A window of Castanea sativa cultivar Marrone di Chiusa Pesio chromosome 1, ASM4071231v1 contains these coding sequences:
- the LOC142607408 gene encoding pentatricopeptide repeat-containing protein At1g34160, which yields MAYLDSLIQKCNSLTLTLTLSHIKQLQAHFITSGHFQFCTSHRTKLLELCSISPAGDLSHATRIFHQIQNPSTNDWNAVVRGLASGPEPTKAISWYRTMSRYSHRVDALTCSFTLKACARALARSEAIQIHSQVLRFGFDADVLLQTTLLDVYAKVGNLDSAEKLFDEMSVRDIASWNALVSGLAQGSRPSEAIALFKRMGVEGWKPNEVTVLGALSACSQLGALKEGEKIHGYIMEQKLDMNVQVCNAVIDMYGKCGFADKAYRVFENMGGRKSLVTWNTMIMAFGMHGDGAKALELFEQMGITGVHRDAVSYLAALCACNHAGLVEDGVRLFDSMAASGVRPNVKHYGSVVDLLGRAGRLKEAYDIINSMPMFPDVVLWQSLLGACKTYGNVEMAEFASRKLLEMGSKSCGDFVLLSNVYAARERWNDVGRVREAMKSRDVKKIPGFSYIEVDGVIHKFINGDQSHANWCEIYSKLDEIKFQVKAYGYVAETNFVLHDIGQEEKENALCYHSEKLAVAFGLISTSEGTPIQVIKNLRICGDCHAVIKIISKIYDREIIVRDRARFHRFKEGLCSCRDYW from the coding sequence ATGGCCTATCTTGACTCCTTGATACAAAAATGcaactctctcactctcactctcactctctcacacatcAAACAACTCCAAGCCCATTTCATAACCAGTGGCCATTTCCAATTCTGCACTTCCCACCGCACCAAACTCCTCGAGCTCTGCTCCATCTCACCCGCCGGTGACCTATCTCACGCCACCCGCATATTCCACCAAATCCAAAACCCATCAACCAATGACTGGAACGCCGTCGTTCGAGGCCTCGCCTCTGGTCCTGAACCCACCAAAGCCATCTCATGGTACCGAACCATGTCTCGCTATTCTCACAGAGTTGACGCTCTCACTTGTTCCTTTACACTCAAGGCTTGTGCACGTGCGCTAGCTCGTTCTGAGGCTATTCAGATTCATTCTCAAGTTTTGAGATTTGGGTTTGATGCTGATGTTCTTTTGCAGACTACTTTGTTGGATGTGTATGCAAAAGTTGGCAATTTGGATAGTGCGGAGAAGCTGTTTGATGAAATGTCTGTGAGAGATATTGCGTCGTGGAATGCTTTGGTTTCTGGGTTGGCTCAAGGAAGCCGACCCAGTGAAGCTATAGCGTTGTTTAAGAGAATGGGGGTGGAGGGTTGGAAGCCTAATGAAGTCACCGTTCTTGGGGCTCTCTCAGCTTGTTCACAATTGGGTGCTTTGAAAGAAGGTGAAAAGATTCACGGTTATATCATGGAACAGAAGCTGGATATGAATGTTCAAGTTTGTAATGCAGTTATTGATATGTATGGAAAATGCGGGTTTGCTGATAAAGCGTATAGGGTGTTTGAGAATATGGGTGGTAGGAAGAGTCTTGTTACTTGGAACACCATGATTATGGCGTTTGGTATGCATGGTGATGGAGCTAAGGCACTTGAGCTTTTTGAGCAAATGGGTATAACTGGAGTGCACCGGGATGCAGTATCATATCTTGCTGCTCTGTGTGCGTGCAACCATGCAGGTTTGGTGGAAGATGGGGTGAGGTTGTTTGATTCAATGGCGGCGTCTGGGGTAAGACCTAATGTTAAGCATTATGGCAGTGTGGTTGATTTGTTGGGTCGAGCTGGGAGGCTCAAAGAGGCCTATGATATTATAAACTCTATGCCTATGTTTCCTGATGTGGTTCTTTGGCAGAGTTTGCTTGGTGCCTGCAAGACTTATGGCAATGTGGAAATGGCTGAATTTGCGTCAAGGAAGCTACTGGAGATGGGGTCTAAGAGTTGTGGAGATTTTGTGTTGTTGTCAAATGTTTATGCAGCTCGTGAAAGATGGAATGATGTGGGTAGGGTGAGGGAAGCCATGAAGAGTAGAGATGTGAAGAAGATACCAGGATTTAGCTACATTGAAGTGGATGGTGTCatacataaatttataaatggTGACCAGAGCCACGCAAATTGGTGTGAGATTTACTCGAAGCTAGATGAGATAAAGTTCCAGGTTAAAGCCTATGGGTATGTGGCTGAGACTAACTTTGTGTTGCATGATATAGGACAGGAGGAGAAGGAGAATGCATTGTGTTATCACAGTGAGAAGTTGGCTGTGGCTTTTGGTTTGATTAGCACAAGTGAGGGTACCCCAATTCAAGTAATTAAGAACCTTCGGATATGTGGGGATTGTCATGCTGTGATCAAAATTATATCGAAGATTTATGATAGGGAAATCATCGTGCGAGATCGAGCTCGATTTCACAGATTTAAAGAAGGTTTGTGTTCTTGCAGAGACTATTGGTGA
- the LOC142628983 gene encoding F-actin-capping protein subunit beta, protein MEAAMGLMRRIPPKQTETALSALLTLLPHHSSDLLSQVDQPLQVLCDVDHGKDFILCEYNRDADSYRSPWSNKYHPPLEDGALPSLELRKLEVEANDIFAIYRDQYYEGGISSVYMWEDDNEGFVACFLIKKDGSKTGHGRRGYLQEGGWDAIHVIEVGPEEEGVAHYRLTSTVMLSLTTDNESSGTFSLSGSIRRQMDMSLSVAEGHLCNMGRMIEEMESKLRNSLDQVYFGKTKEMVCTLRPPAEVVMRLPDS, encoded by the exons atggaagCAGCAATGGGATTGATGAGAAGAATACCTCCGAAGCAAACAGAGACAGCACTCTCAGCACTCCTCACCCTTTTGCCCCATCACTCTTCCGATCTCCTCTCTCAAGTTGATCAGCCCCTCCAG GTTTTATGCGATGTGGATCATGGGAAGGACTTTATTTTGTGTGAATACAACAGAGATGCCGACTCCTATAG ATCACCTTGGTCAAACAAGTACCATCCACCATTAGAGGACGGAGCCCTTCCATCACTAGAGTTGAGGAAACTTGAAGTTGAAGCGAATGACATCTTTGCAATTTATCGTGACCA GTACTATGAAGGTGGCATTTCCTCAGTTTATATGTGGGAAGATGATAATGAAGGTTTTGTAGCATGCTTTCTAATAAAGAAAG ATGGCTCAAAGACAGGGCATGGTCGAAGGGGTTACCTGCAGGAGGGAGGATGGGATGCTATACATGTCATTGAG GTGGGGCCAGAGGAGGAGGGAGTGGCGCATTACCGGTTAACCAGTACTGTCATGCTATCTTTGACTACGGATAACGAGTCATCAGGCACATTTAGCTTGTCTGGGTCAATCAGACGACAG atgGATATGAGCCTCTCAGTTGCAGAGGGTCATCTTTGTAATATGGGAAGGATGATAGAAGAGATGGAGAGTAAGCTGAGGAATTCACTGGATCAG GTATATTTTGGGAAGACAAAAGAGATGGTGTGCACCTTACGACCACCAGCTGAAGTTGTGATGAGACTGCCTGATAGCTGA